A stretch of the Buchananella sp. 14KM1171 genome encodes the following:
- the cydD gene encoding thiol reductant ABC exporter subunit CydD, with protein sequence MKPLDPRLLRYARAARSHVTTSALLGILLTALTIVQAIALGKALAHVIHDGWTLAAITTPLAVAATALLARAGATFARERLAHRAATAAVRELRAQGLAAAVARGPRWAAANASQTTTLLTRGLEDLRPYFVSYLPQLVLAMTLTPATIVVIWFLDPTSAYIAVGTIPLIPLFMILVGLLTRDFAASRLKVMNQLGAELLDLLAGLPTLRAFGRQDSPRRRVRELGERYTTSTMQTLRVAFLSGSILEFLATLSVALIAVSIGMRMVYGYLSLEAGLIVLLLAPEVYAPLRAVGAQFHASSDGVAAADAACSLIESAPAVAPVDDAAAVRPSRQALTGARLTFSGVGVPSHSGLAPAGAAGVIEPGRVTALVGPSGAGKTTLALCLARLLDPAEGTITLEQAGDGQAIDLASVPPEAWHEHVEWVAQRPLLLPGTLREVTLAGRQATDEELEAAAGLSGLDQIVAQHGWDAPLGHGGVGLSVGQRQRVALTRALLSDKPLVIMDEPSAHLDYRTEERVLGVLDELRRQGRTVVVIAHRPRLVAAADHIINVYAEVAA encoded by the coding sequence GTGAAGCCCCTGGATCCTCGACTTCTGCGCTACGCCCGCGCCGCCCGCTCGCACGTGACCACCTCGGCGCTGCTGGGCATCCTGCTCACGGCCCTGACGATCGTCCAGGCCATCGCCCTGGGAAAGGCGCTGGCCCACGTGATCCACGACGGCTGGACCCTGGCGGCGATCACCACCCCCCTGGCCGTTGCCGCCACCGCCCTGCTGGCGCGCGCCGGCGCCACCTTCGCTAGGGAGCGCCTGGCGCACCGGGCCGCCACCGCCGCCGTGCGGGAGCTGCGCGCCCAGGGGTTGGCCGCCGCCGTGGCGCGCGGGCCGCGCTGGGCCGCCGCGAACGCCAGCCAGACCACCACGCTGCTCACCCGCGGCCTGGAGGACCTGCGCCCCTACTTCGTCTCATACCTGCCGCAGCTGGTGCTGGCGATGACGCTCACCCCCGCCACGATCGTGGTGATCTGGTTCCTGGACCCGACCTCCGCCTACATCGCGGTGGGCACCATCCCCCTCATCCCGCTTTTCATGATCCTGGTGGGCCTGCTCACCCGGGACTTCGCTGCCTCCCGACTGAAGGTGATGAACCAGCTGGGTGCGGAGCTGTTGGACCTGCTGGCCGGTCTGCCCACGCTGCGGGCCTTTGGGCGCCAGGACTCCCCGCGCCGCCGCGTGCGCGAGCTGGGCGAGCGCTACACCACCTCCACGATGCAGACCCTGCGCGTGGCCTTCCTGTCCGGTTCGATCCTGGAGTTCCTGGCCACCCTGTCGGTGGCCCTGATCGCCGTCAGCATCGGCATGCGCATGGTGTACGGCTACCTGAGCCTGGAGGCCGGCCTGATTGTGCTGCTGCTGGCCCCCGAGGTGTACGCCCCCCTGCGTGCGGTGGGCGCCCAGTTCCACGCCTCCTCCGATGGCGTGGCCGCCGCCGATGCGGCCTGTTCGCTGATTGAGTCCGCCCCCGCTGTGGCGCCGGTGGACGACGCTGCCGCCGTGCGCCCCTCCCGCCAGGCGCTGACCGGTGCGCGCCTCACCTTCAGTGGGGTGGGCGTGCCCTCCCACTCCGGGCTGGCCCCCGCCGGGGCTGCGGGCGTTATCGAGCCGGGGCGGGTCACCGCCCTGGTGGGCCCCTCCGGCGCGGGCAAGACCACGCTGGCGCTGTGCCTGGCGCGCCTGCTGGACCCGGCCGAGGGAACGATCACGCTGGAGCAGGCCGGGGACGGGCAGGCCATTGACCTGGCGAGCGTGCCGCCCGAGGCGTGGCACGAGCACGTGGAGTGGGTGGCCCAGCGCCCGCTGCTGCTGCCCGGCACGCTGCGCGAGGTGACGCTGGCCGGGCGGCAGGCCACCGACGAGGAGCTGGAGGCCGCCGCCGGTCTCTCCGGGCTGGACCAGATCGTGGCCCAGCACGGCTGGGACGCCCCGCTGGGGCACGGCGGGGTGGGCCTGTCCGTGGGCCAGCGCCAGCGCGTGGCCCTCACCCGGGCGCTGCTGAGCGATAAGCCCCTGGTGATCATGGACGAGCCCTCCGCGCACCTGGACTACCGCACCGAGGAGCGTGTGCTGGGCGTGCTGGACGAGCTGCGCAGGCAAGGGCGCACCGTGGTGGTAATCGCCCACCGGCCGCGCCTGGTGGCCGCAGCGGACCACATCATTAACGTCTACGCGGAGGTGGCGGCGTGA
- the rnc gene encoding ribonuclease III: MSRQAKEQAKGQRQKPKAGAKKRATAPDGRKAIVSGGAKRLDVGTLVERWGAPIDGELLILALTHRSFANAAGAPNNERLEFLGDSVLGLVAAEHFYRHYPHLPEGRISRMHHATVSEPSLAQAARRIGLGDYLLLDTGADGYGGRERDSVLADAMEAMIGATYLCNGLETAKRVVHALLAPEFEDAEERAFLLDPKTPLQEWAAAGGHTPPEYSSHHEGPDHARVFHATVTIDGRVAGRGCGTSRKAAEIEAAAQACRAFGVFAARNG; this comes from the coding sequence GTGAGCCGGCAGGCCAAGGAGCAGGCCAAGGGGCAGAGGCAGAAGCCCAAGGCAGGCGCGAAGAAGCGCGCCACCGCCCCGGACGGGCGCAAGGCGATCGTCTCCGGTGGGGCCAAGCGCCTGGACGTGGGCACCCTGGTGGAGCGGTGGGGCGCGCCCATCGACGGCGAGTTGCTGATCCTGGCCTTAACCCACCGCTCTTTCGCCAACGCGGCCGGGGCGCCGAACAACGAACGCCTGGAGTTCCTGGGGGACTCGGTGCTGGGACTCGTGGCGGCTGAGCATTTCTATCGCCACTACCCGCACCTGCCGGAGGGTCGCATCTCCCGGATGCACCACGCCACGGTTAGCGAGCCGTCGCTGGCGCAGGCGGCGCGCCGGATCGGCCTGGGCGACTACCTGCTGCTGGACACGGGGGCCGATGGCTACGGGGGGCGTGAACGCGACTCGGTGCTGGCCGACGCGATGGAGGCGATGATCGGCGCCACCTACCTGTGCAACGGGCTGGAGACGGCCAAGCGGGTGGTGCACGCCCTGCTGGCCCCGGAGTTCGAGGACGCCGAGGAACGAGCCTTCCTGCTGGACCCGAAGACTCCGCTGCAGGAGTGGGCCGCTGCCGGGGGCCACACGCCACCGGAGTATTCATCTCATCACGAGGGGCCGGATCACGCCCGCGTCTTCCACGCCACCGTCACGATCGACGGGCGCGTGGCGGGCCGCGGCTGCGGCACCTCCCGCAAGGCCGCCGAGATCGAGGCGGCCGCGCAGGCGTGCCGCGCTTTTGGTGTTTTCGCGGCGAGGAACGGCTGA
- the cydC gene encoding thiol reductant ABC exporter subunit CydC → MSQQNVHNGAARSLAGASPAEPTPATTSGSAPAPTGLRGELAAIKRVWPLLEVSRGRLARAILLGAGALGAAVGLAAVSAYLIARASQMPYVLELTAAAVAVRFFGIARPLLRYLERLASHSVALRGMASLRSQVYERLASTRTDHVSSLRRGDVLARMGADVDSVGDLVVRSLLPAIVAAVVTVITTTVVAAFSPLAGAWVAGCLLLSGVVGPLLAMRSARRAELSRQGHARTLSALMQDALLGSTDAVVSGQMPALNAKRAELEEKLVNDAEAAARPAAGAAALDQAALALCVIGTVLIGAPQVSAGVLDPVHLAIVVLTPLAAFEAVALLPTAAVQWVRSAGAAGRVLDLLGPAADATAHAHPEAPADSGDHTSAGSETGAPLLSARELAAAWPGGRTVVEGIDLELRAGQAVAIAGPSGIGKTTLLLTLAGLLEPAGGNVVLAGKDAYQLTRTAAGQVATFTAEDAHIFATTLYENLRVARADLTRQEATELLEQVGLGDWLAALPDGLDTHLGADAAAISGGERRRVLLARALASPAPVLLVDEPAEHLDPQAAARLVTDLLRLKHSQKRAVVLSTHHLSALAGADQVILLGTDPAAMQGAAGRNVVHPTGAETGPARVTARGSHANLIAAVDSYRAAVEAEAAQLRAEQES, encoded by the coding sequence GTGAGCCAGCAAAACGTGCACAACGGCGCCGCTCGCTCCCTCGCTGGGGCTTCCCCGGCCGAACCGACTCCCGCCACCACGTCCGGCTCCGCCCCGGCACCTACCGGCCTGCGCGGCGAGCTCGCCGCGATCAAGCGGGTCTGGCCCCTGCTAGAGGTATCGCGTGGCCGCCTGGCCCGCGCGATCCTGCTGGGCGCGGGCGCGCTGGGCGCCGCCGTGGGCCTGGCTGCTGTTTCCGCCTACCTGATCGCCCGGGCCTCCCAGATGCCCTACGTGCTGGAGCTCACCGCCGCTGCGGTCGCGGTGCGCTTCTTTGGCATCGCCCGCCCGCTGCTGCGCTACCTGGAGCGCCTGGCCTCCCACTCCGTGGCCCTGCGCGGCATGGCCAGCCTGCGTTCCCAGGTCTACGAGCGCCTGGCCTCCACCCGCACCGACCACGTCTCCTCGCTGCGGCGCGGCGACGTGCTGGCCCGCATGGGTGCCGACGTCGACTCCGTGGGCGACCTGGTGGTGCGCTCCCTGCTGCCCGCCATCGTGGCGGCGGTGGTCACCGTCATCACCACCACCGTGGTGGCCGCCTTCAGCCCCCTGGCCGGTGCCTGGGTGGCTGGCTGCCTGCTGCTGTCCGGGGTGGTGGGGCCGCTGCTGGCGATGAGGTCCGCCCGCCGCGCAGAGCTCTCCCGCCAGGGACACGCCCGCACCCTGTCCGCACTCATGCAGGACGCCCTGCTGGGTTCCACCGACGCCGTGGTCTCCGGGCAGATGCCCGCACTTAACGCCAAGCGCGCCGAGCTGGAGGAAAAGCTGGTCAACGACGCCGAGGCTGCGGCCCGCCCCGCCGCCGGCGCCGCCGCGTTGGACCAGGCCGCACTCGCCCTCTGCGTGATCGGCACCGTGCTGATCGGCGCCCCACAGGTGAGCGCGGGCGTGCTGGACCCGGTGCACCTGGCCATCGTGGTGCTCACCCCGCTGGCGGCCTTCGAGGCAGTGGCACTGCTGCCCACCGCCGCCGTGCAGTGGGTGCGCTCGGCCGGCGCCGCCGGCCGCGTGCTGGACCTGCTGGGCCCGGCCGCCGACGCCACGGCTCACGCCCATCCCGAGGCTCCGGCCGACTCCGGTGACCACACCTCCGCCGGGAGCGAGACCGGCGCCCCGCTGCTGAGCGCGCGCGAGCTGGCCGCCGCCTGGCCGGGAGGCAGGACCGTGGTAGAGGGCATTGACCTGGAGCTTCGCGCCGGCCAGGCCGTGGCCATCGCCGGGCCCTCCGGCATCGGCAAGACCACCCTGCTGCTCACGCTGGCCGGGCTGCTGGAACCGGCCGGCGGCAACGTCGTACTAGCAGGCAAGGACGCCTACCAACTCACCCGCACGGCGGCCGGGCAAGTGGCCACCTTCACCGCAGAGGACGCGCACATCTTCGCCACCACCCTCTACGAAAACCTCCGGGTGGCCCGCGCAGACCTCACCCGGCAGGAGGCCACCGAGCTACTGGAACAGGTGGGGCTGGGTGACTGGCTGGCCGCCCTGCCCGACGGGCTAGACACCCACCTGGGCGCAGACGCCGCCGCCATCTCCGGCGGAGAGCGCCGACGCGTGCTCCTAGCCCGTGCGCTGGCCTCCCCCGCCCCGGTGCTGCTCGTGGACGAGCCCGCAGAGCACCTAGACCCGCAGGCCGCAGCCCGCCTGGTCACCGACCTGCTGCGGCTCAAGCACTCCCAAAAGCGCGCCGTCGTGCTCTCCACCCACCACCTCAGCGCCCTGGCGGGGGCCGACCAGGTCATCCTGCTCGGCACCGACCCCGCCGCGATGCAGGGAGCGGCCGGGCGGAACGTCGTCCACCCCACGGGAGCTGAAACCGGTCCCGCCCGCGTCACCGCGCGCGGCAGCCACGCCAACCTCATCGCCGCCGTCGACTCCTACCGGGCAGCGGTAGAGGCCGAGGCCGCGCAACTGCGCGCCGAGCAGGAAAGTTAG
- the cydB gene encoding cytochrome d ubiquinol oxidase subunit II, protein MDLTTLWFILIAVLWTGYLFLEGFDFGVGMLLRILPRNEKERRATLRTIGPVWDGNEVWLLTAGGATFAAFPAWYGTMFSGMYLALFIILLALIVRISALEWRMKIDSPRWRNAWDWTHNISAFIPSILWGVAFANLVQGMKIEFLDRATGLAIPPAEVTTRFAEGTHQLTGGFFSLVTPFTLLGGLVTMTLFLSHGAIFLALKTDGELRERAGNFAWPLALVSTVLAAVWVVWAQLAYSATALSWIPLIIAAVGLLLAVFFAYMRREGWAFVFNGLAIAAAVAFIFLAIGGDVMRSSIDPAYSLTMHQASSSPATLQIMTVVALVLVPVVLAYQAWTYWVFRKRVSADTIDLSEGAGLHPTKIRSFLKD, encoded by the coding sequence ATGGATCTGACTACTCTCTGGTTCATCCTCATCGCGGTCCTGTGGACCGGATACCTCTTCCTGGAGGGCTTCGACTTCGGCGTCGGCATGCTGCTGCGCATCCTGCCGCGCAACGAGAAGGAGCGCCGCGCCACGCTGCGCACCATCGGCCCGGTGTGGGACGGTAACGAGGTCTGGCTGCTCACCGCCGGTGGCGCCACCTTCGCGGCCTTCCCCGCCTGGTACGGCACCATGTTCAGCGGCATGTACCTGGCCCTGTTCATCATCCTGCTGGCCCTGATCGTTCGCATCTCCGCCCTCGAGTGGCGCATGAAGATCGACTCCCCGCGCTGGCGCAACGCCTGGGACTGGACCCACAACATCTCCGCCTTCATCCCCTCCATCCTGTGGGGCGTGGCCTTCGCCAACCTGGTGCAGGGCATGAAGATCGAGTTCCTGGACCGCGCCACCGGCCTGGCGATCCCGCCGGCCGAGGTCACCACCCGCTTCGCGGAGGGCACCCACCAGCTCACCGGTGGTTTCTTCTCCCTGGTCACCCCCTTCACCCTGCTGGGCGGCCTGGTGACCATGACCCTGTTCCTGTCCCACGGCGCCATCTTCCTGGCGCTCAAGACGGACGGTGAGCTGCGCGAGCGCGCCGGCAACTTTGCCTGGCCACTGGCCCTGGTCAGCACCGTCCTGGCGGCCGTGTGGGTGGTGTGGGCTCAGCTGGCCTACTCCGCCACCGCGCTGTCCTGGATCCCGCTGATCATCGCGGCCGTGGGCCTGCTGCTGGCGGTGTTCTTCGCCTACATGCGCCGCGAGGGCTGGGCGTTCGTGTTCAACGGTCTGGCCATCGCCGCCGCCGTGGCGTTCATCTTCCTGGCCATCGGTGGCGACGTCATGCGCTCCTCCATCGACCCGGCCTACTCGCTGACCATGCACCAGGCTTCCTCCAGCCCGGCCACCTTGCAGATCATGACCGTGGTTGCCCTGGTCCTGGTCCCGGTGGTGCTGGCCTACCAGGCCTGGACCTACTGGGTCTTCCGCAAGCGCGTCAGCGCCGACACGATCGACCTGTCCGAGGGCGCTGGCCTGCACCCCACCAAGATCCGTTCCTTCCTGAAGGACTGA
- a CDS encoding GAF domain-containing sensor histidine kinase, with protein MPAPSNCKNMLHAALALVGNLDADHVLSTYLSSACELTEAGFAVLAVLDNHGEAIQVLHHGLSPERAAQIDAADLSVSPEQELPEFYAIRNDETSAQSVGLPAWSRPIRNQMVVILRVHDKVIARLFLCNKEADFDEQDGVLMRDLSSATAVALENARQYAASLNRHRWIEASHTISTTLLQGSEEEEALELIAHKVREAAKADTALIVLPGIGENWVCEIAAGHGTEELIGIVFPPNGRAVTALRAGAGMVVDSLARARTLRVPQLGKFGPALYAPLMARGKGTGVLILLRDRGREEFAREDLEMAESFAAQAALALEIAASRHNEDRATLLDERARIGRDLHDLAIQQLFASGMQLEVAKSRVAAGERDDAALVKILDDVLSSVDDSVRQIRAIVRSLKEPDENLDLAERLRREASLARTALGFAPSLVVCLDGVSLAEAVDPGLAATQLSGRVDQDLADDVVAVVREGMSNAARHAHCSSLQVRVDVAGQAPRGRVMVSVIDDGVGVPQERTRNSGLENLAARARRHRGSFTLGRTETGTGTHLAWSAPLT; from the coding sequence ATGCCCGCACCCAGCAACTGCAAGAACATGCTCCACGCCGCCCTGGCGCTCGTCGGCAACCTGGACGCAGACCACGTACTGTCCACCTACCTCTCCTCCGCCTGCGAGCTCACCGAAGCCGGCTTCGCCGTCCTGGCCGTGCTGGACAACCACGGCGAGGCAATCCAGGTACTCCACCACGGCCTGTCCCCCGAACGCGCCGCCCAGATCGACGCCGCAGACCTCAGCGTCTCCCCCGAGCAGGAACTGCCCGAGTTCTACGCCATCCGCAACGACGAAACGAGCGCGCAGAGCGTCGGACTGCCCGCCTGGTCCAGGCCGATTCGCAACCAGATGGTCGTGATCCTGCGCGTGCACGACAAGGTGATCGCCCGCCTGTTCCTGTGCAACAAGGAGGCAGACTTCGACGAGCAGGACGGCGTGCTCATGCGAGACCTCTCCAGCGCCACAGCGGTCGCGCTGGAGAACGCCCGCCAGTACGCCGCCTCCCTGAACCGCCACCGTTGGATCGAGGCCTCCCACACCATCTCCACCACTCTGCTGCAGGGCAGCGAGGAGGAGGAGGCCCTGGAGCTGATCGCCCACAAGGTGCGCGAGGCCGCGAAGGCCGACACCGCCTTGATCGTGCTGCCCGGCATCGGGGAGAACTGGGTGTGCGAGATCGCCGCCGGGCACGGCACCGAGGAACTGATCGGCATCGTGTTCCCGCCCAACGGCCGGGCGGTGACCGCACTGCGGGCCGGCGCCGGCATGGTGGTCGATTCACTGGCGCGCGCCCGCACCCTGCGCGTGCCCCAGCTGGGCAAGTTCGGCCCAGCCCTGTACGCGCCGCTGATGGCGCGCGGCAAGGGCACCGGCGTGCTGATCCTGTTGCGCGACCGGGGCCGCGAGGAGTTCGCCCGCGAGGACCTGGAGATGGCCGAGTCCTTCGCCGCGCAGGCCGCCCTCGCCCTCGAGATCGCCGCCTCCCGCCACAACGAGGACCGCGCGACCCTGCTGGACGAGCGCGCCCGCATCGGCCGCGACCTGCACGATCTGGCCATTCAGCAGCTCTTTGCCTCTGGTATGCAGCTGGAGGTGGCCAAGTCCCGCGTGGCCGCCGGCGAGCGCGACGACGCCGCCCTGGTGAAGATTTTGGACGACGTTCTGTCCAGCGTCGACGATTCCGTGCGCCAGATTCGCGCCATCGTGCGCTCCCTGAAGGAGCCCGACGAGAATCTTGACCTGGCCGAGCGGCTGCGCCGCGAGGCCTCCCTAGCGCGCACCGCTCTGGGCTTCGCGCCCTCGCTGGTGGTCTGCCTGGACGGCGTTTCGCTGGCCGAGGCCGTGGACCCGGGGCTAGCGGCCACGCAGCTTTCCGGCCGCGTGGACCAGGATCTGGCCGACGACGTGGTGGCCGTGGTGCGCGAGGGCATGAGCAACGCCGCGCGCCACGCCCACTGTTCCTCCCTGCAGGTGCGCGTGGACGTGGCGGGCCAGGCGCCGCGCGGGCGCGTCATGGTCTCCGTGATCGACGACGGCGTGGGCGTGCCCCAGGAGCGCACACGCAACTCCGGCCTGGAGAACCTGGCGGCGCGCGCCCGGCGGCACCGGGGCAGCTTCACCCTGGGGCGCACCGAGACCGGCACCGGCACGCACCTGGCGTGGAGCGCGCCCCTCACCTAG
- the mutM gene encoding bifunctional DNA-formamidopyrimidine glycosylase/DNA-(apurinic or apyrimidinic site) lyase yields the protein MPELAEVETIRLGLAQHLLGARVEGLEGLHPRVNRHRDLPYEWAAGRRIAEVARRGKFLWCTLVADAAGAAGAHQAPPGGPAEPLALLFHLGMSGQLLVDSEIGQFDSVGAHGERVEGGVGAAASDRDKHLRARLVFSDAAGEHLLRFVDQRTFGYVSLCRLAPTPDGQPGGQGTELAALPTRAAGIARDALDPYLDVAQVADAVRSSRTIIKSQLLDQGKVSGIGNIYADEALARAGIHPTRPGNSLSAAEVERLLEAAAQVLRAAIEVGGTSFDALYVDAAGNPGYFARELWAYGRYGQPCRRCGTSLERSVLGGRSATFCPACQV from the coding sequence ATGCCGGAGCTGGCAGAGGTTGAGACCATCCGGCTGGGCCTGGCCCAGCACCTGCTGGGGGCGCGCGTGGAGGGGCTGGAGGGCCTGCACCCGCGCGTGAACCGCCACCGCGACCTGCCCTACGAATGGGCGGCCGGGCGTCGGATCGCGGAGGTCGCCAGGCGAGGCAAGTTCCTGTGGTGCACCCTGGTGGCCGACGCTGCCGGCGCGGCCGGCGCGCACCAGGCACCGCCCGGCGGGCCGGCCGAACCGCTCGCACTGCTGTTCCACCTGGGAATGAGCGGGCAGCTGCTGGTTGACTCAGAGATCGGCCAGTTCGACTCCGTTGGCGCTCACGGCGAGCGCGTGGAGGGCGGCGTGGGCGCGGCAGCGTCGGACCGTGACAAGCACCTGCGGGCGCGCCTGGTGTTCAGCGACGCGGCGGGGGAGCACCTTTTGCGGTTCGTGGACCAGCGCACCTTCGGCTACGTCAGCCTGTGCAGGCTCGCCCCCACCCCAGACGGACAGCCCGGCGGGCAGGGCACCGAGCTGGCAGCGTTGCCAACGCGGGCGGCAGGCATAGCCCGAGATGCGTTGGACCCCTACCTGGACGTGGCGCAGGTGGCTGATGCGGTGCGCTCCAGCCGCACGATCATTAAGTCTCAGCTGCTGGACCAGGGCAAGGTGAGCGGCATCGGCAACATTTACGCCGACGAGGCGCTGGCGCGCGCCGGCATTCACCCAACTCGGCCGGGCAACAGCCTGAGCGCGGCGGAGGTGGAGCGCCTGCTGGAGGCGGCCGCGCAGGTGCTGCGGGCCGCCATCGAGGTGGGCGGGACGTCGTTCGACGCGCTCTACGTGGACGCGGCCGGCAATCCGGGTTATTTTGCGCGCGAGCTGTGGGCCTACGGGCGCTACGGGCAGCCCTGCCGCCGCTGCGGCACGTCACTGGAGCGCAGCGTGCTGGGTGGGCGGTCGGCGACGTTCTGCCCGGCCTGCCAGGTTTAG
- a CDS encoding response regulator, whose amino-acid sequence MPETKTGGDIRVMIVDDHEIVRRGIAEIVDRADGLTVVAEAGSLAEAVRRADLVRPDVVLVDLQLPDGTGIDVMKSLREIDPEVKPIVLTSFDDDDALAESLAAGARAYLLKTVRGAEIADVVKAVAGGRTLLDERTITRRRADHDDPTADLTPSERKVLDLIADGLSNREIGERLGVAEKTVKNHITSLLSKMGLQRRTQVAAWVAGQRAAGWRNQS is encoded by the coding sequence ATGCCTGAGACCAAGACCGGCGGGGACATCCGCGTAATGATCGTTGACGACCACGAGATCGTGCGTCGCGGCATTGCTGAGATCGTAGATCGGGCCGACGGCCTGACAGTGGTGGCAGAGGCCGGCTCCTTGGCGGAGGCCGTGCGCCGCGCGGACCTGGTGCGCCCGGACGTGGTGTTGGTAGACCTGCAGCTGCCCGACGGCACGGGCATTGACGTGATGAAGTCCTTGCGGGAGATCGACCCTGAGGTTAAGCCGATCGTGCTGACCTCCTTCGATGACGACGACGCCCTGGCGGAGTCCCTGGCTGCCGGCGCGCGCGCTTATCTGCTCAAGACCGTGCGTGGCGCGGAAATCGCGGACGTGGTCAAGGCGGTGGCCGGTGGCCGCACGCTGCTGGACGAGCGCACCATCACGCGTCGCAGGGCCGACCACGACGACCCGACCGCGGACCTGACGCCCTCCGAGCGCAAGGTGCTGGACCTGATCGCGGACGGTCTTTCCAACCGAGAGATCGGTGAGCGCCTGGGCGTGGCTGAGAAGACCGTGAAGAACCACATCACCTCCCTGCTGTCCAAGATGGGCCTGCAGCGGCGCACCCAGGTGGCCGCGTGGGTGGCTGGGCAGCGGGCCGCGGGCTGGCGCAACCAGAGCTGA